A genomic stretch from Primulina huaijiensis isolate GDHJ02 chromosome 14, ASM1229523v2, whole genome shotgun sequence includes:
- the LOC140957645 gene encoding annexin D3, which yields MATIRIPEVVPSPAQDSEKLKKAFQGYGTDEKEIIRILGRRNASQRKEIRDTYQQLYNKSLIDVLFSELSGDFRKAVILWAYDPAERDARLANEALKSKRKSIAELQVIVEIACAASPHHLVAVRKAYCSLFDISLEEDIVSNVSQPVQKILVSLARSYRHDKEVVDSTLAKLEAAKLHDAIVAKKLDDEELVLVLSIRNMFQLRETFKCYKDNYGISIEQDIMACGKGILESIMKVAIWCIDTPEKHFAEVIRASIVGLGTDEDSLSRAIVSRAEIDLMKVRGEYFEANRSSMDNAVINDTSGDYKDFLMTLLGANI from the exons ATGGCAACGATTAGAATCCCAGAAGTTGTTCCTTCTCCAGCCCAAGACAGCGAAAAACTCAAGAAAGCTTTTCAAG GATATGGTACGGATGAGAAGGAGATAATAAGGATTTTGGGGCGCAGAAATGCTAGCCAGAGGAAGGAGATCAGAGATACTTACCAGCAGCTTTACAACAAGTCCCTCATCGATGTTCTTTTCTCGGAATTATCTGGCGATTTCAGg AAAGCGGTGATCTTATGGGCTTACGATCCAGCCGAAAGAGATGCAAGGCTTGCAAATGAGGCCTTGAAATCAAAGAGAAAAAGTATTGCTGAGTTACAAGTAATAGTAGAGATAGCATGTGCGGCATCACCTCATCATCTGGTTGCCGTAAGGAAAGCATATTGTTCTTTGTTCGACATTTCACTCGAAGAAGATATAGTATCTAATGTATCTCAGCCTGTCCAGAAG ATATTGGTAAGTTTAGCGAGGTCATACAGACACGACAAAGAAGTGGTTGATTCAACTTTAGCCAAACTGGAGGCAGCAAAACTACATGATGCTATTGTAGCAAAAAAGCTTGACGATGAGGAGCTTGTGCTTGTGCTCAGCATAAGGAATATGTTTCAGCTCAGAGAAACTTTCAAGTGTTACAAGGATAATTATGGGATATCAATAGAGCAG GACATAATGGCTTGTGGAAAAGGCATTTTGGAATCTATTATGAAAGTAGCCATTTGGTGCATAGATACACCGGAAAAGCACTTTGCCGAG GTTATTAGAGCCTCAATAGTGGGGCTCGGAACCGATGAAGATTCGCTGAGCAGAGCCATAGTTAGTCGAGCAGAAATCGATTTGATGAAAGTCAGGGGAGAATATTTCGAAGCAAACAGATCGAGTATGGACAATGCAGTGATTAACGACACTTCTGGGGATTACAAGGACTTCTTGATGACTTTACTTGGTGCAAATATCTGA